The following are encoded in a window of Aerococcus sanguinicola genomic DNA:
- the purB gene encoding adenylosuccinate lyase: MIPRYTRPEMARVWSDDNRYKCWLEVEILAAEAWAELGEIPQEDVKKIRAKASFDVDRIQEIEAQTRHDVVAFTRCVSESLGEERKWVHYGLTSTDVVDTAQGYQLKQANDIIRQDLVWFLEILKKKAQKYKHTVCMGRTHGVHAEPTTFGLKMARYYSEIKRQIDRFDHAAKGVEAGKISGAVGTFANVPTAVEAYVCDHLGIRAQEISTQVLPRDLHAEYIACLALIATSIENMATEIRHLQKSETREVEEYFAKGQKGSSAMPHKRNPISSENVTGLARVCRGHVVTAYENVSLWHERDISHSSAERIILSDTTILVNYMIRRFGKIVEDLTVFPDNMLRNMQATHGLIYSQRLLLKLVDQGLSREAAYDLVQPLTAQSWDDQRDFRELVEGNEKITDLLSPEEIDDAFDYHYHLQRVDEIFERLGI; this comes from the coding sequence TTGGCGAAATTCCCCAAGAGGATGTTAAAAAAATCCGTGCCAAGGCAAGCTTCGATGTCGACCGCATCCAAGAAATCGAAGCCCAAACCCGGCACGATGTGGTGGCCTTCACCCGCTGTGTGTCTGAATCCCTAGGCGAAGAGCGCAAGTGGGTCCACTATGGCCTCACTTCGACTGATGTGGTGGACACCGCTCAAGGCTACCAGCTCAAGCAGGCCAATGACATTATCCGTCAAGATTTGGTTTGGTTCCTTGAGATCCTGAAAAAGAAAGCCCAAAAATACAAGCACACCGTCTGCATGGGCCGGACCCATGGCGTTCATGCCGAACCGACGACCTTTGGCTTGAAGATGGCCCGCTATTATTCGGAAATCAAGCGCCAGATCGACCGCTTTGACCATGCGGCGAAGGGTGTTGAAGCCGGGAAGATTTCCGGAGCTGTGGGGACCTTCGCTAATGTGCCAACTGCCGTCGAAGCCTATGTCTGCGACCATTTAGGCATCCGCGCCCAGGAAATTTCTACCCAAGTTTTACCTCGCGACCTCCACGCCGAATATATTGCCTGTTTGGCTTTGATCGCCACTTCCATTGAAAACATGGCTACGGAAATCCGCCATCTCCAGAAGTCAGAAACCCGGGAAGTGGAAGAATACTTCGCCAAGGGTCAAAAAGGATCCAGCGCCATGCCCCATAAGCGTAACCCCATTTCCAGCGAAAACGTGACCGGTTTGGCTCGGGTCTGCCGGGGCCACGTGGTAACGGCTTACGAGAACGTTTCCCTCTGGCATGAACGGGACATCTCCCATTCCAGCGCGGAGCGGATTATTTTGTCGGATACGACGATCTTAGTTAACTACATGATCCGCCGCTTCGGGAAGATTGTGGAAGATTTAACGGTTTTCCCCGACAACATGCTGCGGAACATGCAGGCTACCCACGGTTTGATCTACAGCCAGCGCTTGCTTTTAAAGCTAGTCGACCAAGGCCTGTCCCGGGAAGCCGCTTATGACCTGGTCCAACCCCTGACTGCCCAGTCCTGGGACGACCAGCGCGACTTCCGCGAACTGGTTGAAGGGAATGAAAAAATCACTGACCTCCTCAGTCCTGAAGAGATTGACGACGCCTTCGACTACCACTACCACCTCCAACGGGTAGATGAAATCTTTGAACGACTCGGCATCTAA